A window of Trichoderma atroviride chromosome 3, complete sequence contains these coding sequences:
- a CDS encoding uncharacterized protein (BUSCO:EOG092D13PM), which produces MASKAVSLRDRQIASLKKILNLNETIESSEADEAHANGLLAPVAPILDAEGNPIWKVLVFDDLGRDVISSVMRVSDLRSMGVTMHMHIGTPRYPIPDVPVIYLLEPNARNLQLMTEDLQKGLYSPAYVNFLSSLPRVLLEEFASQTAEAGTSEKIAQLFDQYLNFIVAEPDLFSLGMQNEHTYWALNSAKTSDAELDAVVDRIVSGLFSVVVTMGVIPIIRCPKGAAAEMVAVRLDRKLRDHILNSKDNLFSNARPTAAGTPSSRPVLILLDRNVDLIPMLSHSWTYQSLVHDVLSIKLNRITIETPVEEGNPAKGTSKKGYDLTANDFFWIKNAGVPFPQVAEDIDAELTKYKEETAAITKTTGVSSLEDLQNDTSASAQHLKAAITLLPEMRERKSILDMHMNILAALLSGIKDRQLDNYFQVEENATKQTKAQILEIIKDENKGNNPTDKLRLFIIWFLSTEQEVARADFESFEKALEAAGADVSSLPYIRQVRATTKMTQLTTINNNSNQQAASSDLFGRFSSISSRLTDRLKETGVPSGLTSNFDSLISGVKNFLPADRDLTITKIVESIMEPSTASSSAIAKTENYLYFDPRSANARGTMPPPSAIRSGGAGSAPGGLPGSQTGQAASFGQRRQGFSEAVVFTVGGGSMEEYGNLHEWVGRTSGDRARKRVVYGSTEMINAGQFIQEELERLGKEVSS; this is translated from the exons ATGGCGTCCAAAGCAGTCTCCCTGCGAGATCGCCAGATAG CATCTCTCAAAAAGATCCTCAATCTCAACGAGACCATCGAATCGAGCGAGGCGGACGAGGCACATGCCAACGGGCTTTTGGCTCCCGTTGCTCCCATTCTAGATGCCGAGGGAAACCCCATCTGGAAAGTCCTCGTGTTTGATGATTTAGGCCGAGATGTCATCAGCAGTGTTATGCGAGTCAGCGACCTTCGCTCTATGGGAGTGACGATGCACAT GCATATCGGCACGCCGCGATACCCCATACCAGATGTGCCAGTCATCTATCTGCTCGAACCGAATGCGCGCAACCTACAGCTCATGACGGAAGACCTACAAAAGGGGCTGTATTCACCAGCTTACGTCAACTTCTTGTCGTCTCTTCCTCGAGTCTTGTTAGAAGAGTTTGCGTCGCAGACAGCTGAAGCAGGGACGTCAGAGAAGATTGCGCAGTTGTTCGATCAATACCTCAACTTCATTGTTGCAGAGCCAGACCTATTCAGCCTGGGGATGCAAAATGAGCACACCTACTGGGCTCTGAACAGCGCAAAGACAAGCGACGCCGAGCTAGACGCCGTGGTGGACAGGATAGTCAGTGGACTGTTCAGCGTCGTTGTGACCATGG GCGTTATTCCAATTATCCGATGTCCAAAGGGTGCCGCCGCAGAAATGGTTGCCGTACGTCTCGACCGCAAGCTTCGCGATCACATCCTCAACTCAAAAGACAATCTCTTTTCCAACGCACGACCAACGGCAGCGGGCACGCCAAGCTCCAGGCCGGTGCTTATCCTCCTCGACCGCAATGTTGACTTGATACCCATGCTGTCGCATTCTTGGACATATCAGTCCCTCGTTCACGACGTCCTATCCATCAAACTCAACCGTATCACAATCGAGACACCCGTTGAGGAGGGCAACCCTGCCAAGGGCACATCAAAGAAGGGCTACGACCTAACTGCCAACGACTTCTTTTGGATCAAGAATGCCGGCGTCCCTTTCCCGCAGGTAGCCGAAGATATCGACGCAGAGCTTACCAAGTACAAGGAAGAGACGGCTGCCATAACAAAGACTACAGGAGTATCAAGCTTGGAAGATTTGCAAAATGACACGAGTGCAAGTGCGCAGCACCTCAAGGCCGCGATAACATTGCTGCCCGAGATGCGGGAACGAAAGAGCATCCTCGACATGCACATGAACATTTTGGCGGCATTGCTATCTGGCATCAAGGACCGGCAGCTGGATAATTATTTCCAGGTGGAGGAAAACGCCacgaaacaaacaaaagcTCAGATTCTAGAGATCATCAAGGATGAGAACAAGGGCAACAACCCGACTGATAAGCTGCGGCTGTTTATCATCTGGTTCCTGAGCACAGAGCAAGAGGTTGCGCGAGCAGATTTCGAGTCGTTTGAGAAGGCACTGGAAGCGGCTGGTGCAGATGTCTCATCATTGCCCTACATTCGACA GGTGCGCGCTACTACAAAGATGACGCAGCTGACTACCATCAACAATAATTCGAACCAACAAGCTGCCTCTTCCGACTTATTTGGACGGttttcatccatctcatcccgTTTGACAGACCGTCTCAAAGAGACCGGTGTCCCGTCTGGCTTGACATCCAACTTTGATTCTCTAATCAGCGGAGTCAAGAACTTTTTGCCCGCAGATCGCGATCTTACAATTACCAAGATTGTCGAATCCATCATGGAACCTTCTACGGCCTCATCCTCGGCAATTGCCAAGACAGAAAACTACCTGTATTTCGACCCTCGCTCCGCCAACGCACGAGGCACTATGCCACCGCCCAGTGCTATCCGGTCAGGAGGCGCAGGTAGCGCGCCGGGTGGTTTACCAGGGTCTCAGACCGgccaagcagccagcttCGGGCAGCGACGGCAGGGCTTCAGCGAAGCAGTGGTATTTAccgttggcggcggcagcatgGAGGAGTATGGAAACTTGCACGAGTGGGTTGGCAGAACAAGTGGCGACCGCGCACGCAAGCGGGTAGTGTACGGCAGCACGGAGATGATTAACGCCGGGCAATTCATTCAGGAGGAGTTGGAGAGACTTGGAAAAGAGGTCTCGTCGTAA
- a CDS encoding uncharacterized protein (EggNog:ENOG41) has translation MADSPAKADGGSERRPAGYKSWKKKYRKMRIVFDQKMHECEELHKQEAKAASTVKRLAIENDRLLDLLVEVNNSPQIPPRATDRPLPRASLQ, from the exons ATGGCTGATTCCCCAGCCAAGGccgacggcggcagcgagcGGAGGCCCGCGGGCTACAAgtcgtggaagaagaagtaccGAAAGATGCGTATCGTGTTTGACCAGAAGATGCACGAGTGCGAGGAGCTACACAAacaagaggccaaggccgcaTCCACGGTAAAGCGCCTGGCCATAGAGAACGA CCGACTACTCGATCTCCTCGTCGAGGTCAACAACTCTCCACAGATCCCCCCCAGAGCGACGGATAGACCTCTCCCTCGAGCCTCCCTCCAATGA
- a CDS encoding uncharacterized protein (EggNog:ENOG41), producing MKKLNKLLDMPHPTYGSAKESNSAFLADLSTLDGESHPAHFLSADDIDDYIYLIDTGLDPESALPTMAPLAHPAANAPSNPQAKNPTSVTNWLRKHAPKIFLQDGETHGDADDEAGVGTGPGSGHSSARKPRGSAKGERGGGKASGGKSKKTGAASRISAAERGDADASMDDDGEFAATPVTARSKRKRDDDTGYKPRGSSSRPTKKKRKSDVEATPTVRKSKKEAAAHKDD from the coding sequence atgaagaagctcaacaagctgctcgaTATGCCCCATCCGACCTACGGCTCTGCCAAGGAGTCAAACTCGGCGTTCCTCGCCGATCTGAGCACTCTCGACGGCGAGTCCCACCCCGCACACTTCCTCTCCGCCGACGACATCGACGACTACATCTATCTAATCGACACGGGCCTTGACCCAGAGTCAGCCTTGCCTACAATGGCGCCGCTCGCCCACCCAGCCGCCAACGCCCCCTCAAACCCGCAAGCCAAGAATCCCACTAGCGTCACGAACTGGCTACGGAAGCACGCCCCAAAGATCTTCCTCCAAGACGGTGAAACGCACGgcgatgccgacgacgaagcGGGCGTAGGCACAGGGCCCGGCAGCGGCCACTCCAGCGCGCGAAAGCCACGCGGCAGCGCAAAGGGCGagcgcggcggcggcaaagccAGTGGcggcaagagcaagaagacggGCGCGGCATCGCGGATCAGCGCGGCCGAGCGTGGAGACGCAGACGCCAGcatggacgacgacggcgagttCGCGGCGACGCCCGTGACGGCGCGCAGCAAGCGGAAGAGGGATGACGATACCGGCTACAAGCCTAGGGGGTCTTCGAGCCGGCcgaccaagaagaagcggaagagCGACGTCGAAGCCACGCCTACGGTGCGCAAATCTAAGAAGGAGGCCGCGGCTCACAAGGACGATTAA
- a CDS encoding uncharacterized protein (SECRETED:SignalP(1-15)) produces MQLFNLLAAATLAAATDFQVKMQVHYNATYDNKVGHNSPLQDSICQHSPVGQHTKRNFFYHEYSYPWPYVGGYALIKKGDNASCFNCYKLQYGGKSIFFSGNQLSRGRRGPGQTAL; encoded by the exons ATGCAGCTCTTTaatctcctcgccgccgctaCACTCGCCGCAGCCACTGATTTTCAAGTGAAGA TGCAAGTCCACTACAATGCCACGTATGACAACAAGGTTGGACACAACTCGCCTCTACAAGACTCCATCTGCCAGCATAGTCCCGTCGGGCAGCATACAAAACGCAATTTCTTCTATCATGAATACTCCTATCCCTGGCCCTACGTTGGCGGCTACGCCCTCATCAAAAAGGGCGACAATGCCTCCTGTTTCAACTGCTATAAATTACAATATGGCGGAAAGAGTATCTTTTTTTCGGGCAATCAACTCAGCCGAGGACGGCGTGGACCTGGGCAAACCGCTCTTTGA
- a CDS encoding uncharacterized protein (EggNog:ENOG41), whose amino-acid sequence MQSWPGSGQNGANDGHNSWPSGFAQYTDQNNQFDPSQGWSQPGAEQPFSHLDPQDPSTSSFFEAPHQGNANAYLGGGLHATASSQAPFHAGHGTLSLNQQFSQPGQDVLDPAFSNIHPELYGHQPKVNLGGDGIGQMGQVQSHQHGHPQGFNQHEFPFTSQNDQLYDAPGPYSQPQQVSQPSRQGSNTPVQHFDNLHGGFPQGARFGQSPQPPPVQHQQQPPYRQGQPFSDQYQLNNGLGYQPPNSSQYSTQQTYAPSKPNTFTPPQQGTPVQQQPLAPQPRQQQPSIQSSAHSTMGVSPNAQYGAAQQPINSSAVATSTATSTVPPAMPSGFSQPVESGPKKRKRATKSTPEPAVPEQPAYPIDFPVDILPRRSEDPEILSVPLPSAEEAQLIAQFAKRNKAAQNKYPSIKGLPFLVYDGTIKLPAPKSYDKLSPCIALPPHSDRSLVPELGYLPCEIQGKFSTQYRPSADRSGLDERREEARQLLAEYDRSMYSLGKRRPKYTEYPHAFKEQLKSDEASKNKAEKRAKKEQEDDRAKPIRPLVRPADPTEAVAWDVVGIVNIEPSVARTSALIAGRVQQAGEFFIKLRGDMNKAKLDVDNATKNKVPEPQLAELKKVAEQKKEALYRALDVTIEHADDGVLDNLGGHQKLVLSLVNAMISSIKAGDFSGKLPKALLEIFTHFRMTKKIAETTNFETVRKRFEDKGDDEVKEMAREIAANMKKALKSAESETATGYTGTSAASRAKAGIKMSADASSAKRARDDDSDSRTVKKIAVEPGSSSLSKKLAQPKIQQPAVSKIIAPKGLSSILPGKARPISKPVVKSDADSPSASSDDKIKADVKKVVTKVEASRSTVPKVEAKPPVAKASSTSSSSALSGIASLLDSINAPKPVEPPVPTTKETRESDTPEAPEEKAKRLRKEARRKLRVSWKPETELVQVRIFHKDDEEDEGRGSNLTRDAADDRSEGMVLKQRADVEDDDDDDDIPYQPWLGPIGIDFSALADDVRAKNYVTRGGTVAFTTDEQHRIAEREQRELMAIYTDIDDIPPTPKSPLPEAATAVSTEAKTAYLPREDAKFEEIQLRWRDEQQYGLDEALRSAMKRLDARHSPSSKLDSILGRLQGSTSTSASSSQPMASLHIQHSLPLLLGGAAEKQLLAVLVSDKTKAWRDPNPVLYGDSVRAYNYTDPTVRLNGNAVEEVVKGLISKAYPPTSPPDWLLFDQERVREWWFGYNKEVAARQKKEDEAKAKAEAEANALKVAAATAAAAAAAAANPANTQSQDWSGQYAQQQGYAPYMALLQQMTGGHHPPAAALPSAQHPQIPDGQLQSILAAINQPQQAAPAQAANIASYLNPNDPSYQQLMMLTQMAQGQQPPPPPPPPPSSFDHKPERDWDRNDGQRGSEPHGKEGRKKKGTLPPHKPANKALIGTKPCTFWQQGKCARGDKCTFRHG is encoded by the exons ATGCAGTCCTGGCCTGGCTCTGGTCAGAATGGCGCAAATGACGGACATAATTCCTGGCCTTCCGGCTTCGCACAATACACCGACCAAAACAATCAATTCGACCCCAGCCAGGGTTGGTCGCAGCCTGGCGCTGAGCAGCCCTTCTCCCACTTAGATCCGCAGGATCCCTCCACGTCCAGCTTCTTTGAGGCGCCTCACCAGGGAAATGCAAATGCCTatcttggcggcggcctccATGCCACTGCCTCCAGCCAGGCGCCGTTCcatgctggccatggcacGCTCTCGTTGAATCAGCAGTTCTCGCAGCCTGGCCAGGATGTGCTGGATCCTGCCTTCAGTAATATCCACCCTGAACTGTATGGACACCAGCCCAAAGTCAATCTGGGGGGAGATGGAATCGGCCAGATGGGACAGGTTCAGAGCCACCAACATGGCCATCCTCAGGGCTTCAACCAGCACGAGTTTCCATTTACTTCGCAAAACGACCAGCTATACGACGCTCCTGGTCCGTATAGCCAACCTCAACAGGTCTCCCAGCCATCGCGCCAGGGAAGCAACACTCCAGTCCAGCATTTCGACAATCTGCACGGAGGCTTCCCCCAGGGCGCTCGCTTTGGACAGTCGCCCCAGCCACCGCCAgtgcagcatcaacaacagcctCCTTATCGCCAGGGACAGCCCTTTTCCGACCAGTATCAGCTCAATAACGGGCTCGGCTACCAGCCGCCAAACTCGTCCCAATATTCTACGCAACAGACATATGCACCATCGAAACCGAATACCTTTACTCCGCCTCAGCAGGGCACGCCtgtacagcagcagccgctggcaccgcagcctcgtcaacaGCAGCCTAGCATACAGTCTTCCGCTCACTCGACGATGGGAGTCAGCCCCAATGCTCAGTATGGAGCAGCCCAGCAGCCCATCAATAGCAGTGCTGTTGCCACTTCCACTGCCACTTCCACTGTGCCACCAGCAATGCCTTCAGGTTTCTCTCAGCCGGTGGAAAGTGGCCCGAAGAAACGGAAGCGTGCCACCAAGAGCACTCCGGAGCCGGCAGTTCCAGAGCAACCGGCTTACCCCATAGACTTCCCGGTTGATATCCTCCCAAGAAGGAGCGAAGACCCCGAGATCCTATCTGTCCCATTGCCATCAGCAGAAGAGGCTCAGCTTATTGCCCAGTTCGCGAAGCGGAACAAGGCTGCCCAAAACAAGTATCCGTCTATCAAAGGACTTCCCTTTTTAGTATATGATGGCACGATTAAGCTTCCAG CGCCCAAGAGTTACGACAAGCTGTCTCCTTGCATTGCCTTGCCACCGCACAGTGATCGTTCCTTAGTACCAGAGCTAGGATATCTACCCTGTGAAATTCAAGGAAAGTTTAGTACACAGTATCGGCCATCTGCAGATAGGAGTGGCTTAGATGAGCGGCGGGAAGAGGCGAGGCAGCTTTTGGCCGAATATGATCGCTCCATGTATAGCCTTGGCAAACGCCGGCCAAAGTACACCGAGTATCCTC ATGCATTCAAGGAACAGCTCAAGTCCGATGAAGCTTCGAAAAATAAGGCAGAGAAGCgagcaaaaaaggaacagGAGGATGATCGAGCGAAGCCG ATCCGACCTCTGGTTCGACCGGCTGACCCCACCGAAGCCGTGGCGTGGGATGTTGTTGGAATCGTCAACATTGAGCCTTCTGTGGCTCGCACATCGGCCCTTATTGCTGGAAGGGTTCAACAAGCTGGTGAATTCTTCATCAAGCTTCGTGGTGACATGAACAAGGCCAAGTTGGACGTGGATAACGCGACGAAGAACAAAGTCCCGGAACCTCAACTTgcggagctgaagaaggtgGCTGAACAGAAGAAAGAGGCTCTTTATCGCGCTCTGGATGTCACCATCGAGCACGCCGATGATGGTGTTTTGGATAATCTCGGTGGTCACCAGAAGTTGGTCCTTAGCTTGGTAAACGCCATGATTTCGTCCATCAAAGCGGGTGATTTTTCGGGCAAGCTGCccaaggcgctgctggaaaTCTTTACCCACTTTCGCATGACTAAGAAGATCGCCGAGACTACAAACTTTGAAACGGTCCGAAAGCGGTTTGAAGACaagggcgatgatgaagtcAAGGAAATGGCGCGCGAAATTGCTGCAAACATGAAAAAGGCTCTCAAATCGGCCGAGTCAGAAACGGCCACGGGCTATACTGGAACATCTGCAGCCAGTAGGGCGAAGGCAGGTATCAAAATGTCTGCAGATGCCTCCTCAGCCAAGAGGGCCAGAGATGATGACTCGGATTCTCGCACAGTGAAGAAGATTGCGGTGGAGCCTGGAAGTAGCTCTCTTAGCAAGAAGCTGGCACAGCCAAAGATCCAACAACCAGCGGTATCCAAGATCATTGCGCCCAAAGGCCTTTCTTCGATACTCCCGGGCAAAGCACGACCGATATCAAAGCCTGTTGTCAAGTCGGATGCAGATAGTCCATCGGCGTCTAGCGATGATAAGATCAAGGCAGACGTCAAGAAGGTGGTGACAAAGGTTGAAGCAAGCAGATCGACGGTTCCTAAAGTGGAAGCAAAGCCCCCCGTAGCAAAGGCATCTTCCACCTCAAGCTCGAGCGCCTTGTCGGGAATCGCCTCTTTGCTTGATTCCATTAATGCACCAAAGCCGGTTGAGCCTCCCGTTCCAACGACCAAGGAGACAAGAGAGTCCGATACGCCAGAAGCACcggaagaaaaggccaagaggcTTCGAAAAGAGGCACGTCGGAAGCTTAGGGTCAGTTGGAAGCCGGAGACTGAGCTTGTCCAAGTCAGAATCTTTCAtaaagacgacgaagaagatgaaggcagGGGAAGCAACTTGACGCGAGATGCAGCCGACGATCGTTCCGAAGGTATGGTCTTGAAGCAGCGTGCAgatgtcgaggatgatgacgacgacgacgatatTCCTTATCAGCCTTGGCTTGGGCCCATCGGGATAGACTTTTCAGCTCTGGCCGACGATGTACGAGCCAAGAATTACGTTACGCGTGGTGGCACTGTAGCCTTTACGACCGACGAGCAGCATCGAATtgcagagagagagcagagagagtTGATGGCCATCTACACCGACATCGACGATATTCCCCCAACTCCAAAGTCCCCACTTCCAGAGGCGGCGACTGCTGTCAGTACCGAAGCTAAGACGGCCTATCTCCCTCGGGAGGATGCCAAGTTTGAAGAAATCCAGCTTAGGTGGCGAGACGAACAACAGTACGGGCTGGACGAGGCATTGCGCTCCGCCATGAAGCGGCTCGATGCCAGGCATAGCCCCTCTAGCAAGCTGGACTCCATTCTTGGCCGGCTTCAGGGAAGTACATCGACATCCGCGTCTTCCTCTCAGCCCATGGCCTCTCTGCACATACAGCActcgcttcctcttctcttgggCGGCGCGGcggagaagcagctgcttgcGGTACTTGTGTCGGACAAGACTAAGGCTTGGCGTGATCCCAACCCCGTCCTCTACGGCGATTCAGTTCGTGCCTATAACTATACGGATCCTACGGTTCGACTCAATGGAAATGCTGTTGAAGAGGTCGTGAAAGGCTTGATTAGCAAAGCATATCCTCCAACATCTCCTCCCGACTGGCTTTTGTTTGATCAAGAAAGGGTCAGAGAGTGGTGGTTTGGATATAATAAGGAGGTTGCTGCTAGacagaagaaagaggacgaggcaaaggccaaggctgaggctgaggcaaACGCACTcaaggttgctgctgccacggctgctgccgccgccgccgccgctgccaaccCGGCAAATACCCAATCTCAGGACTGGTCAGGGCAGTACGCGCAGCAACAGGGTTATGCCCCGTACATGGCACTGCTACAGCAGATGACTGGTGGACACCATCCACCAGCTGCGGCGCTGCCATCAGCCCAGCATCCTCAAATTCCCGACGGACAGCTGCAGTCGAttctcgccgccatcaaccaGCCTCAGCAAGCAGCCCCAGCACAAGCTGCAAACATTGCTAGTTATCTGAACCCGAATGATCCATCATATCAGCAGCTAATGATGCTCACTCAGATGGCGCAAGGCCAAcagccgcctcctccgccaccgcctccgccatcgTCCTTTGATCACAAGCCTGAGCGAGACTGGGATCGGAACGATGGCCAAAGGGGAAGTGAGCCGCACGGAAAGGAGGgtaggaaaaagaagggcacGCTGCCGCCGCACAAACCGGCGAATAAAGCCCTTATTGGGACGAAGCCTTGTACCTTTTGGCAGCAAGGCAAGTGTGCCAGAGGTGATAAGTGCACCTTTAGGCACGGCTGA